TTCAGATCTTCATCCTGACCGCGAACGGTCCGAAAGAGAAAGTGGAGCGGACGACGAGATTCGAACTCGCGACATCCACCTTGGCAAGGTGGTGCTCTACCAGCTGAGCTACGTCCGCGTGGAACACTTGCGTGTCCGTGGGCGATACTGGGATCGAACCAGTGACCTCTTCCGTGTCAGGGAAGCGCGCTACCGCTGCGCCAATCGCCCGGGGTGCCGGGTTGCAGTCTGTTTGACCACACTGCGAGCGGACGACGAGATTCGAACTCGCGACATCCACCTTGGCAAGGTGGTGCTCTACCAGCTGAGCTACGTCCGCGTGGAACACTTGCGTGTCCGTGGGCGATACTGGGATCGAACCAGTGACCTCTTCCGTGTCAGGGAAGCGCGCTACCGCTGCGCCAATCGCCCCTAGCTTTCCACCGAAGTGGAACCAGGGTTTTCACCGAGGTGGGTACGGGATTCGAACCCGTGTATACGGCTTTGCAGGCCGCTGCCTCGCCTCTCGGCCAACCCACCGTGCAGAAGATTTCTCTTCAGACAGTGTCCTGCGAGCGGACGACGAGATTCGAACTCGCGACATCCACCTTGGCAAGGTGGTGCTCTACCAGCTGAGCTACGTCCGCAGAAGGTTTTCCGACCCTGTCCCGCTATGGGCTAGGGCCGCTTTCCAACGAAGAAAAACTCTATAGGACGGAGGCCCGTTTGTTCAAATCCCGCGGCCTTCCGCGCGTCGTGGCGCTCAATTGGCGTTCCGCTCGATGATGGTCTAGAGTTTCTAAGCGTTGCAGAACGCAAGGGCGATTGGCGCAGTGGTAGCGCGCTTCGTTCACACCGAAGAGGTCACTGGTTCGAACCCAGTATCGCCCACCCTTGCACCCCCGGTTGACCAGCGGAAACGCTGGATCGGCCGGGGGTTTTCGCGTCCCCGGGCTCAGAGCCGCCGACGCCGGGGGCGACGCGGAGGGCAGGAAACGATGTCGGCGCGTTATGGGAAAGTGAAGACATGACCGCACCAATGCTTGCCCGGGCCACCGATACGGGCCGTATGTATGCGCGCAGCACGCGCGAAGAACCCGTCGTCCCGTCGATCACCACCGTGATCGCGCAGCAGCCCCACGGTCTGGACGGCTGGTTCGGATACATGGGGGCGAACGCCCTGGCGCAGGACGTCACCCTCCAGTCCGCACTCAACAGCCCGGCGAAGCTCCGTCAGGCGGTGCAGCGCGCCGCCAATGCGGCCGCCCTGTACCGCGACGCGGCCGCGGAGCGTGGTGACCGCGTCCACAACTACTGTGAGCAGGTGGCGCTGCGGCATCTGGACCGGGAGCACGACGTCGACGGCGCGCGGGACCTGCTCGCCCGGCACGGCGAGCAGGCGTTCGCCGACCGCTTCGATGAATGGTGGAAGGCGTATGACGTACGCCCGATCGCCCCCGAGATCACGGTCTGGAACCACGAGGTCGGCTATGCGGGCACGCTCGACCTGGTGGCCGAGATCAACGGCCGCACCTGCCTGATCGACTACAAGACCAAGGGCACCACCCGGGACGGCCAGGTCAAGGCGCTGGATGACAAGGTGGTCATGCAGCTCGTCGCCGGCATGAAGGCGGAGGAGAGCCTGGTCGATCCCGAACTGGGGGAGTGGGAGGCGTGGCAGCATGGCGGCGGCCCTCTGCTCATCGCGGTGGCGGTGGGAGAGACCGAGGTGCGGCCGCAGCGGGCCAATCCCGAGGTCCTCAAGCATCACTGGTGGAAGTTCTGCGCCTTGAAGAGGGTGTGGCAGCTCAATCAGGAACTGCTGCAGGAGCGGTCCGCGCTCCTTCCTCTGTCCCCGCCGCGGGTCTGAAACGCGACCTGCCGGGATTCCACCGGCGTCCCTCCGGCCCGCGGAGCCGGTCCGTAGAATAGACAGCGCGGCGCACGGCGCCGCAGTGATCCGTCAGCACCTTAATACAGGAGGTCCACTCCATGGCCGTTCTCGGCATCAGGACTCTCGGCGATCCGGTCCTCAGGACCCGGGCCGAAGAAGTCACCGACATCTCACCGGCCGTCCATCAGCTGGTGGACGACATGCTGGAGACCATGGAGGACGTGCACGGCGCCGGCCTCGCCGCGCCCCAGGTGGGCGTGGGCCAGCGCATCTTCACCTTCAACATCGACGGTGTGAAGGGCCACGTCATCAACCCCGTCCTCGTCAACAGCGAGGACCATCAGCCGGACGAACGCGAAGGGTGCCTCTCGGTGCCCGGCATCTCCGCCCCGGTCCGCCGGTTCCGGCAGACCACGGTCCGCGGGATCGATCGGGACGGCAATCCGGTGGAGCTGACGGCCGAGGGCATGCTCGCCCGGTGCTTCCAGCACGAGACGGACCACTTGGACGGCATCCTGTTCATCGATCGCCTGTCGGGTGAGGAACGGCGTCGAGCCCTCAAGACCCTTCGGAGCGGCGAGTACTCCGCGGCCGAGCGGGCGACGGTGGATCAGCGCGCCGGTTCCGTGGCCTCCGCCTTCAGCAAGGCGCCGTCGTCGGCGGCGAAGGGCCGTGGCTCCTTCGGGCAGGCGCTGTGAAGGTCCTGTTCGCCGGAACACCGGCGGTGGCCGTCCCGTCCCTCGACCGTCTGCTCGAGGCCGGATTCGAGGTGGTCGGTGTCCTGACCCGTCCCGACGCCCCGCTCGGCCGGAAGCGCGTCCTGACCCCCTCGCCCGTGGCGCAGCGCGCCGAGGAACTCGGGCTCGAGGTCATCAAGGCCTCCCGCATCACCCCGGAGGTGACGGATGAGATCGTGGCGACCGGCGCGGACGTCGGAGCGATCGTGGCCTTCGGCGGTCTGGTGCCGCAGTCCGCGCTCGACGCCCTCGAGCACGGCTGGATCAATCTCCACTTCTCTCTGCTGCCCTCCTGGCGCGGCGCGGCCCCCGTCCAGCATGCCCTCATCAACGGCGACGACGTCCTGGGCGCCTCGACGTTCCAGCTGGAGGCGGGCCTGGACACCGGTCCGGTGTTCGGCACCATGACCGAGACGGCACGGCCCGATGACACGAGCGGCGTGGTCCTCGAACGTCTGGCGGTGAGCGGTGCTGTCCTGCTCGCCCAGACGCTGTCGGCGATCGCCGCGGGCCGCGCGGAGGCCCGGCCTCAGGAAGGAACGCCGACGCTCGCCCCCAAACTCTCGCTGGAGGACGGCCGCCTCGACTGGTCCCAGCCGGCTCTGTCCTTGCACCGCCGCGCCCGGGGCGTCACTCCGGAACCCGGCGCATGGACCGAACTCGACGGCCAGCGCTTCAAGATCGGGTCCCTCGCGCTCCGGCCCGACGTCCGGGATCTGGCGCCGGGCACTCTGCGGCTCGTGGGGAAGTCCGTGGTGGTCGGCACCGGCAGTCACGGCCTGGAACTGCTCGAGGTGCAGCCCAGTGGCAAACGCATGATGTCAGCACGCGACTGGGCCCGTGGTCTGGCCGCCCTGGAGAAAGTGACCTTCGCATGAGTCAGCATCGGGGCACGCCCCAGTCCAGGGGCGGTTCAGGTTCGGGCGGCTCGGGCCGCTCCGGCGGCGGCCGGGATGCCGGCCGCCGGAACGCGCAGGGCCGTGAACGGCACCGCGGCAACAGTGGTGGAGGCCGGCAGTTCAGCTCCGCCGCACCTTCGCAGCGGTCCCGCCGCGCCGATCCGGCCCGTCTGGTCGCCTTCGAGGTGCTCCGAGCGGTGTCGGGCGCGGACGCCTACGCCAACCTGGTGCTGCCCGGGCTCATCCGCGAGCACCGGCTGGAACGCCGGGACGCCGCGTTCGCCACGGAACTCGCCTACGGGACCCTCCGTGGTCAGGGCAGCTACGACGGCATCCTGTCCGAATCGGTCGACCGGCCCCTGAAGGACCTGGACCCGGCCGTGCTCGACGTGCTCAGGCTCGGAGCGCACCAGCTCCTCGGCATGCGGGTCCCCGCGCATGCGGCCCTCGACGAGAGCGTCGGTCTGACGCGTGCCGTGATCGGCGCCGGTCCGTCCGGCCTGGTCAATGCGGTGCTCCGGAAGGTCAGTGCCCACACGCTGGAGGAGTGGCTGGACGAGATCGCCTCCCGCACGCCCGATGTCATCGAGCAGCTCGCCCTCCGTCAGGCCCACCCGGCGTGGATCGTGCGGGCCTTGCGCCAGGCGCTGGTCGGTCACGGACACGATGTCGCCGAGATCGAGGACCTCCTGGCTGCCGACAACGAGGCCCCGGTGGTGAACCTCGTGGCCCTCCCGTCGCTGGCGTCCGCACACGATCTCGATGACAGCGGCGCCGAGCCCGGTCCGTTGCTGGAGGGGTCCTGGCTGTCGGCAGGCGGCGATCTGGGCCGCATCCCGGCGGTGCGCGACGGCGTCGTGCGTGTGCAGGACGTCGGCTCTCAGCTGGTGGCCCGCGCTCTGGTGGCCGCGCCGCTCGAGGGCGGCGACGGCGCTCCGGAGCGCTGGCTCGACCTGTGCGCCGGCCCGGGCGGCAAGGCCGCTCTGCTCGCCGCTCTGGCGATCGACGCGGACGCGTCGCTGCTGGCCAACGAGGCTCAGCAGCACCGGGCCGACCTCGTCCGGCGCGCCCTTCAGCCGGTCCCCGAGGAACGCTGGGAGGTCCGCACCGGAGACGGCCGTGACGTCGGCGAGAAGCTCCCGGGGCAGTTCGACCGCGTCCTCGTCGACGTTCCCTGCACGGGCCTCGGCGCTCTGCGCCGTCGGCCGGAGTCCCGCTGGCGCCGCACCCCGAAGGACCTGACCGAACTCGGCCCGCTGCAGCGCCAGCTGCTGGACTCCGCGATCCAGGCCACCCGGCCGGGTGGCGTGATCGCCTATGTGACGTGCTCCCCGCACCTCGCCGAGACGCGCATGGTGGTGGACGACGTCCTCAAACGCCGCGACGATCTGGAACTCGTCGACGCGGGGCCCGTGATCGACGGGGTGGCCCGGGGAGAAACGCTGTCCGCCGACCACGGAGGATACGTCCAGCTCTGGCCCCATCAGCACGGGACGGACGCCATGTTCCTGGCGCTGCTCCGTAAGAAGACCCCCGCCGCGGCCCAGGCCTGAGCGGTCCAGCCCCTCCGAAGGAGAACGCATGCGCTGTTGCATCAATCCGAGCATCCTGTCCGCCGACTTCGTCAATCTTCAGGCGGAGCTGGACAGGATCGCCGCGGCCGACGCCGTCCACGTGGACGTCATGGACAACCACTTCGTGCCGAATCTGACCCTGGGGCTGCCGGTGGCGTCCCGGATCCAGGCGGTGAGCCCCATTCCGCTGGACGCCCACCTCATGATCGAGGACCCTGACCGCTGGGCCCCCGGGTTCGCGGACGCCGGCCTGGCCTCCGTCACGTTCCACGCCGAAGCGGCGACCGCTCCCATCAAACTGGCCCGTGAGCTGAGGGCCCGTGGCGCCAAGGCCGGCCTGGCACTCCGCCCGGCCACGCCGGTGGAGCCGTACCTGGACCTGCTCCATGAGTTCGACATGATCCTGGTGATGACCGTGGAGCCGGGCTTCGGCGGTCAGAGCTTCCTGGACGTCACGCTGCCCAAGATCCGGCGCGCCCGGGCGGCGATCGACGGCAGCGGCGCCGCCGTGCAGCTGCAGGTCGACGGCGGCGTCACCGAGGAGACGATCGTTCGGGCCGCCGAAGCCGGGGCGAACGTCTTCGTGGCGGGCAGCTCGGTCTACGGGGCGGAGGATCCGGAACGGGCCATCACGCGGCTGCGCGACATCGCGGAGAGCGTCTGGGCCGGCGCGCGTTCCTGACGAAATGTTTCCGGTGGCCGTCGGGAATGAACCGGCGGCCTCCGGACTTATGACACTATGTAATCCTGCTCCCAGCACCGGACGGTGAGGGGAACAGACACAATTTGATCAATCGTGCTCCGGGGTCGGTGAAAGTCCGAACCGGCGGTTATAGTCCGCGACCCGCCAGACCTTCATCGGTCTGCCGGTTGAGCCGGTGAAATTCCGGCACCGACAGTTAAAGTCTGGATGGGAGAAGCACGAACACAAGCCACGGGTCTGTCCCGTGCGTCCTTGTTGTCGCCCCCGGAGCCGCCGCGGTTCTCTGGAAAGGGTGAGACATGGACCTCTTGCGGTGGCTCTTCGAAGCGCAGATCCCAGTCGGTGGGACGGCGCTTCTGCTACGTGAAGTTCTCGGTAATGTTTTCGGTCTGGCGAGTGCCCTCGGTGGCATGCGCCGCCGCGTCTGGGCGTGGCCCGTGGGCATCGTGGGCAATCTGCTCCTGCTCACGGTGTTCCTGGGCAATGTGTTCGGCGCTGCCGCCCCCGCCACTCTGTGGGGACAGGCAGGCCGTCAGATCATGTTCATCGCGGTGGCCGTCTTCGGCTGGATCCGCTGGCGTCAGGGCAAGCGCGACGCCGACAGTCACGGCGTGGCCCTCGTGCCCCGCTGGGCCGGTGGCCGGGCCCGCGTGGCCCTCATCGCGGCCCTCCTGCTCGGCACGGGGCTCCTGACCCCGCTCTTCTCGCTTCTCGGTTCCTATCCTCCGGTGTGGGCGGACGCCTGGACCTTCGTGGGGTCGCTCCTGGCCACCTTCGGCATGGCCAAGGGCTGGACCGAGTTCTGGCTCATCTGGGTGGCCGTGGACGTCGTCGGCGTGCCGCTGCTGTTCAGCGCCGGGTATTACGCGAGCGGCTTCATGTACCTCTTCTACGGCGTCTTCACGCTGGTCGGTTTCTTCGTCTGGATGCGCGCCCAGAAGCGCGAGGCGCAGGCGCCTCCCGGGTACACCCACGACGACGGCGCACCCGTCACGGCGGAGGTGCGCTGAGTGAGTGGACATGACGTGAACGGCGCCTCCTTCACGGACATCGAACGGGCCGCGATGCACCAGGCCCTGGACGCCGCGCTCGGCGGCCCCCGGGGCGCCAACCCCCTCGTGGGGGCCGTGATCCTCGACCCCGAGGGCAGGGTCCTCAGCGTCGGGCACCACCGAGGAGCCGGTACCGCACATGCCGAGGCCGACGCGCTGGCCACGGCCCGTGAGCACGGCATCGACGTGACGGGCGGGACCATCCTCGTCACCCTGGAGCCCTGCAATCACCAGGGCCGCACCGGACCCTGCGCCCAGGCGATCATCGCCGCCGGACTGGCCCGGGTCATCTACGCGATCGACGATCCCCACGATCCCGCCGCGGGAGGCGCGGCGACACTGCGCGCCTCGGGCATCCAGGTGGACAGCGGACTGGGGGCCGAGCAGGCCCGGGCGCTGAACGCGCGGTGGCTCGCCGCCGTCGACGATCGCCGTCCGTTCGTGACCCTGCACATCGCCCAGACGCTGGACGCCCGCATCGCAGCGGAGGACGGCACCAGCCAGTGGATCTCGTCTCCCGAGTCGCTCCGGGACAACCATGCGATCCGGCAGCGGATCGATGCGATCCTCGTCGGAACCGGGACGGTGGAGATCGACGATCCGCGCCTCACCGCGCGCACCCCGGATGGTGAGCTCGCCGAGCATCAGCCCCTCCGCGCGGTGATGGGAGTGCGCCCGATCCCGGAGGGCGCCGCGATCGTCGGTGATGACGGCCGCGCCATCCACCTGGCCACACGGGAGCCGGCCGAGGCCCTCGCGGAGCTCTTCGACCGGGGTGTCCGTCACGTCATGGTCGAGGGCGGCAGCCGCATCATCGGGACCTTCCTCAGCGCCGGCCTGGTCGACGAACTCGTGGTCTACCAGGCCCCCACCCTCCTCGGCTCGGGGAAGAACTCCGTGGCCGGGCTGGGCATCCACACCCTTGCCGAAGCCCAGTCCTGGGACTGGGACCACTCGGACGGCGGCGCCGTGCGGCACCTGGGCCGCGATCTCCGCCTTCATCTTCAGCCGGCCACGCCGCAGTATTAAGGAATAGTCATGTTCACCGGAATCATCGCCGAACGCGGCACCGTCGCCGCGCTCCAGCAGCAGGACGGCAGTGCCGTCCTGACCCTCGACGTCCCCACGCTCGCCGAGGACCTCGGCCTGGGCGGCTCCATCGCGGTCAACGGCGTGTGCCTCACCGCCACGTCCCGTGAGGGCGGCCGCATCGACGTCGACGTGATGGGGGAGACCCTCGTCCGGACCACGATCGGCTCGCTCGAGCCGGGGGACCGGGTCAATCTCGAACGCTGCGTTCCCGCCGGCGGCCGCTTGGACGGGCACGTCGTGCAGGGCCACGTCGACGGCGTGGGCGCCCTTCTGGAACGCGAGAACCAGGGCAACTGGGACCGGCTGCGCTTCAGCATCCCGACGCCGCTGGCCCGGTATGTGGCGGAGAAGGGCTCCATCGCGATCGATGGCGTGTCCCTCACCGTCACCGCCGTCAGTCCTGCGACCGAGCCGGAGCAGTGGTTCGAGGTGGGGCTGATCCCGATCACCCTCGCGGAGACCGGGCTGGGGGACAAGAAGCCCGGGGAGGGCGTCAACCTGGAGGTCGACGTGCTCGCGAAGTACGCCGAGCGCCTGCTCTCCTTCCTGGACGGAGCGCGACGGTGAGCGGGCACTCCAGCGGTCCGCACGGCCTGGACCCCATCGAGGACGCCATCGCCGCGATCGCGGCGGGGCGCGCCGTCGTCGTCGTGGATGACGAGGACCGCGAGAACGAAGGCGACATCATCTTCGCCGCCCAGCACTCCACGCCCCAGCTCATGGGCTGGACCATCCGGCACAGCTCCGGCGTGATCTGCGTGCCGCTGACGGGGGACCAGGCGGACCGTCTGGAGCTGCCGCCCATGGTCGAGGTCAACCAGG
This portion of the Arthrobacter woluwensis genome encodes:
- the fmt gene encoding methionyl-tRNA formyltransferase gives rise to the protein MKVLFAGTPAVAVPSLDRLLEAGFEVVGVLTRPDAPLGRKRVLTPSPVAQRAEELGLEVIKASRITPEVTDEIVATGADVGAIVAFGGLVPQSALDALEHGWINLHFSLLPSWRGAAPVQHALINGDDVLGASTFQLEAGLDTGPVFGTMTETARPDDTSGVVLERLAVSGAVLLAQTLSAIAAGRAEARPQEGTPTLAPKLSLEDGRLDWSQPALSLHRRARGVTPEPGAWTELDGQRFKIGSLALRPDVRDLAPGTLRLVGKSVVVGTGSHGLELLEVQPSGKRMMSARDWARGLAALEKVTFA
- the ribD gene encoding bifunctional diaminohydroxyphosphoribosylaminopyrimidine deaminase/5-amino-6-(5-phosphoribosylamino)uracil reductase RibD; this translates as MHQALDAALGGPRGANPLVGAVILDPEGRVLSVGHHRGAGTAHAEADALATAREHGIDVTGGTILVTLEPCNHQGRTGPCAQAIIAAGLARVIYAIDDPHDPAAGGAATLRASGIQVDSGLGAEQARALNARWLAAVDDRRPFVTLHIAQTLDARIAAEDGTSQWISSPESLRDNHAIRQRIDAILVGTGTVEIDDPRLTARTPDGELAEHQPLRAVMGVRPIPEGAAIVGDDGRAIHLATREPAEALAELFDRGVRHVMVEGGSRIIGTFLSAGLVDELVVYQAPTLLGSGKNSVAGLGIHTLAEAQSWDWDHSDGGAVRHLGRDLRLHLQPATPQY
- the def gene encoding peptide deformylase, with translation MAVLGIRTLGDPVLRTRAEEVTDISPAVHQLVDDMLETMEDVHGAGLAAPQVGVGQRIFTFNIDGVKGHVINPVLVNSEDHQPDEREGCLSVPGISAPVRRFRQTTVRGIDRDGNPVELTAEGMLARCFQHETDHLDGILFIDRLSGEERRRALKTLRSGEYSAAERATVDQRAGSVASAFSKAPSSAAKGRGSFGQAL
- a CDS encoding PD-(D/E)XK nuclease family protein; this translates as MTAPMLARATDTGRMYARSTREEPVVPSITTVIAQQPHGLDGWFGYMGANALAQDVTLQSALNSPAKLRQAVQRAANAAALYRDAAAERGDRVHNYCEQVALRHLDREHDVDGARDLLARHGEQAFADRFDEWWKAYDVRPIAPEITVWNHEVGYAGTLDLVAEINGRTCLIDYKTKGTTRDGQVKALDDKVVMQLVAGMKAEESLVDPELGEWEAWQHGGGPLLIAVAVGETEVRPQRANPEVLKHHWWKFCALKRVWQLNQELLQERSALLPLSPPRV
- a CDS encoding riboflavin synthase, which encodes MFTGIIAERGTVAALQQQDGSAVLTLDVPTLAEDLGLGGSIAVNGVCLTATSREGGRIDVDVMGETLVRTTIGSLEPGDRVNLERCVPAGGRLDGHVVQGHVDGVGALLERENQGNWDRLRFSIPTPLARYVAEKGSIAIDGVSLTVTAVSPATEPEQWFEVGLIPITLAETGLGDKKPGEGVNLEVDVLAKYAERLLSFLDGARR
- the pnuC gene encoding nicotinamide riboside transporter PnuC, which produces MDLLRWLFEAQIPVGGTALLLREVLGNVFGLASALGGMRRRVWAWPVGIVGNLLLLTVFLGNVFGAAAPATLWGQAGRQIMFIAVAVFGWIRWRQGKRDADSHGVALVPRWAGGRARVALIAALLLGTGLLTPLFSLLGSYPPVWADAWTFVGSLLATFGMAKGWTEFWLIWVAVDVVGVPLLFSAGYYASGFMYLFYGVFTLVGFFVWMRAQKREAQAPPGYTHDDGAPVTAEVR
- the rpe gene encoding ribulose-phosphate 3-epimerase, yielding MRCCINPSILSADFVNLQAELDRIAAADAVHVDVMDNHFVPNLTLGLPVASRIQAVSPIPLDAHLMIEDPDRWAPGFADAGLASVTFHAEAATAPIKLARELRARGAKAGLALRPATPVEPYLDLLHEFDMILVMTVEPGFGGQSFLDVTLPKIRRARAAIDGSGAAVQLQVDGGVTEETIVRAAEAGANVFVAGSSVYGAEDPERAITRLRDIAESVWAGARS
- a CDS encoding RsmB/NOP family class I SAM-dependent RNA methyltransferase; protein product: MSQHRGTPQSRGGSGSGGSGRSGGGRDAGRRNAQGRERHRGNSGGGRQFSSAAPSQRSRRADPARLVAFEVLRAVSGADAYANLVLPGLIREHRLERRDAAFATELAYGTLRGQGSYDGILSESVDRPLKDLDPAVLDVLRLGAHQLLGMRVPAHAALDESVGLTRAVIGAGPSGLVNAVLRKVSAHTLEEWLDEIASRTPDVIEQLALRQAHPAWIVRALRQALVGHGHDVAEIEDLLAADNEAPVVNLVALPSLASAHDLDDSGAEPGPLLEGSWLSAGGDLGRIPAVRDGVVRVQDVGSQLVARALVAAPLEGGDGAPERWLDLCAGPGGKAALLAALAIDADASLLANEAQQHRADLVRRALQPVPEERWEVRTGDGRDVGEKLPGQFDRVLVDVPCTGLGALRRRPESRWRRTPKDLTELGPLQRQLLDSAIQATRPGGVIAYVTCSPHLAETRMVVDDVLKRRDDLELVDAGPVIDGVARGETLSADHGGYVQLWPHQHGTDAMFLALLRKKTPAAAQA